The genomic interval GGCATGATCCCGGAGAATAATAGGCGGATCATCTGTGTTATTCATACTCCAGATACGTACCGTTTTATCAAAACTACCCGTAGCCAGTCGTTTGCTGTCTTTGCTGAAACGGATCGTATTTACCCTCGCTTTGTGTCCGGTTAACGATTGCGGCACAAGATTAAAATCATCCACTTTTACTTCAAACAGGCGAACTACCCCTTTCTCATTGCCGGCTGCCAGCCATTTACCATCCGGACTGAAAGCCACGGAAATCATATCTATTCCCTGAGGGTCCTGATAAATAATTTGTTCTGCATTACTTTTGTCCCGGTCTAGTAGTACCACAAGGCCATTCTCTTTGGCGATAGCTACCTGGTTTGTACGGGGATGAAGTGACAGCGAATTTATTTTCAGATCGCTTTTCGCTATTTCTACCGGATTTTTAGATTCAATATCCCAGTATATAAGCCGCTTATCAGAGTCAGAAGAGATCAATCCTTTGCTATCGGGGGTAAAGGCCAGATACCAGATCTCATGTATATTTCCTTTCAGTTGAATAGAAAGATCTCCTGCCGGTTTAGTCAGATCGTAAAGCTGAATGTGCCCATAATCGCCTCCGGAAGCCAGCCACCGGCCATCCGGACTGAGCGCTAAGGCTTTATGAATGTATCCTTTGGCTGCATCAGCACCATTCATTAACATTTTATTTCCGGAAGGGTCATTTACATTCAAGCGGTAGATCATGCCATCGCTGGCCGCTGAATACATGGTATTTCCGGAAGTAGTGGCTACTAAAGCCCGTACGTTGGCTGAATGGACCTTTAACTGGTTATATGATTCATCATGCAGGGCTTTTACGGCATAGTACATTCCATCGTAAATATCCGGATCATTGAGCTCGCCGCCATTATTCTTGTTAAACAAATATGCCTGCTGAGCTACCAGACCCTTCTGGGTAGTGTCGCTCAACTGAACCGATTTAATGGCCATAGATCTGGCAATCGAAAGTAACCGCAGGTTGTATGCCCGGTTACTGGCTTCTATGGCTTTCTGCTCTGAATTCTTGGCGTTTTCTTTTTCTATTTCGGCAAGAACTGTTTTTTCAGAAGCAATTACTGCTTGTCGTTCGGCTTCTTTCGCACTAATTTCTGCTTCTTTTTTAGCTTTATCGGCTGCTTCTCTTTCCAGTACAGCCTTACTCTCTGCATTTCTAGCTAGTTTTTCCTGTACTTTAGCAACTTCCCGTTCCTTTTCAGCTATTTGAGCCGACTGATTAGCCTTTGCTTCTGCTATGGTTGCCGCCCTGGCTTTTTCATCAGCAATCTTGCGCTGATCTTCTGCCTCCTGCTGATTAAAATAAGCGAAGATGAATAAGATACCAACAATAATTCCGATGATACCAAAGATAATAGCCAGGATACGAGAAAATACAAGCTTACGCCGTTGCTGCTTCTCCCGGATGATCTGTTCTTTTTCATACTCTTTTTTACTGAAATCCAGAAAAAGCATGGTACGCTCGTAGGCTGGATGATAGCGTAAACCCCAGGTTAAGGAAGGCTGGTGTTCTTCTGCCCAATGCAAGGCTATCTGTAAATCAGGCGGACGCCATAAACCGGCTTTCCCTTGCTGGTGGCGTTCGGCAGCCTCTGCCAGACGCAGATATAATTTAGAGGATTCTGCTTCTTCATCTACCCATTTATTCAGCGTTATCCAGATACGCATCAAACTTTCATGAGAAATATCTATAATACTTTCCCCATCAAGCGGCACCGTATGTGGTGGCATTAATAAAGTTCGTCCCGGGCTTCGGAAACGGTCTATTACTTCGGCTACTTCTGCTATAGGTGACTGGGCAATAGTGGCGATCTCCTGTAATTTGGTAGGCCGCCTGATTCCCCGGCCTTCATCTCCTTTTTCAGTAATGGTTTTGAATACCCGTTCGCATATTTTCTTTTGAGGGTCAGTGAGTTCATTATAGGTTTCATTTGCATGAATAGATAAGGCCCTACCCATCCCGCCAATAGCTTCATAATGCGGCAGATTCATAGGTTCGCCAGCCAGCGCATTACGCTGCCAGTAATCCCAGGTACGCATCAGGGCATGTTGCATAATGGGAAGCTGGTCTGGATTATCCCCTACATCATTGAGCAGTTGCTGCACCAGGCGTTCATTAATTTCTCCTCCCATCACGCTAATTGGCCCGGTAATCGCCCTGCGTTTTTCTTTACGGGTCATCTGGGGAATCAGGAACTGGCTATCGTTGATGAGCTTGGTGAGCTGCGGATACTGTGAACAATCGCCCACAAAATCGGAGCGAAGAGTAATAATTACATAAACCGGTACTTCACTCTGGCGAACGGCTGTTACAAGTAATTTCACAAAAGCGGCCGCTTCTTCTACAGAAGTACTATCTATATTTTTGAACCGGAATAATTCTTCAAACTGATCTATGTACATCAGGTAGTTTTTCGGTTCTCTGGCAAATTTACTCCGTACACTTTCTACCAGGCCCAAAGAACTCTCACACAACAGGCTATATTCCATATTGCGGATTACCATTTTTTTTTCTTCGTCCGTTTCATTAGCCAGTATCGTTTCAGTAAGCGCTTCGGCCATATTACGGATGGGAGAAGCACCTGGCCGGAATGTGCAAACTTCCCATTGTGCACTGCTTTCAGTAGCATAATCGCCGTATAGAATAGGAAGCAAGCCACAGTTCAGAAATGAGGATTTTCCTATCCCTGATGTACCCAATACGGCAACAAACCGGTTGTGAATCAACTTATCTAATACTTGGTCTACCTGTCCTTCCCTTCCAAAGAAAAGGTGGCTTTCCTCATATTTAAAAGGCCGCAAACCCGGAAAAGGATTCAGTTTTTGTGTAGACCGTATCTGGCTTTCTGCAAAGGTTGATGTAAGCATGACTGAAATAAAATTACTGGTTTACTGGATTATAGAATTACAGGATTCCTGAATGAATTATCCATTTTCAATTATTAATTATCCATTTCCTAATTGAGCCTATGTAAAAAAGGACTTAACAGGTCCATATTGATCTCGCCCACAGAAGGCAATAATAATATATCGGAAAAAACCGGATCATTAGGTAACTGGCCCATCTGACTGCTGATGATTGCTTTACATGCATATTTTTTACTGGGATTAAACCCCTTTACCCGGAGCGAATCATTTATTTTACTTCGCAGCCAATGGGTATGCCCATGTGTATGCAAAAATAAAATAGCATCCGACTGTAGGAGGTTTTGCTGGTGGATTCCCATCATTTGTTTCTGGTCAGTTAACACTTGGGGCAATACTACCTCCAATCCACTTTGCTGTAATAATTCTTTTACACCCTGTATACTTTCTTCATGCGCAAAATCAGAAAGCAGGTATACTTTTTTAAGAGAAGTTCCGGAAGTAGCTGCTGGTTGAATAAACATCTCCTCAGAAGTTTCCGGACGAAGCTTTTCTATAATGATGTCTTTCAATTCTTCTACCGGACAGGTAATTACATCAGCGCCCGCATGTAAACGTTCTTGTTTTTGTATATCGCGCAGCAAAAACTGTTGTTTTTCGCTGGCTGGTTTAAGCCCCTCCGGCATCCATATGATGCGTTTAAACGTATTTGAATGCTTCATTTCGAGGAAATATCTGGCGGCCAGTTCATTTTCAAGCACGCTTACCGAATTTCCATTTTGCAGCAGGGTAGCCGAATCATTTTTTCCAAACAGATGAATAGATAAGCTACACTTTTTTAAGTCTTCCAGAACCGTATATGACACATCTGCCAGACCTCCTGCATAGGGCTTATCTGGATATACTAGATACCCATGCCTGAGTAGCTCCCGCTCAATAGATTGCCGGACTGGCAGCAGGTCATATCCACTTTCGGCCAGGTAGACCGATTTAAGCTTCTCATCTGTACTATCCTGCTCGGTTTGTTCACCAATGGCCTTTTCTATATCTGAAGCCAGATCGAATAGTTTGAATAGAAATCCGCTGATGTATTCATAAGCTAACTGACTGTCTGGGGTTAAAGGCAGTCCTGTCTGACGGTCGATGGTATAGAGTAGGTAGGGTTTATGAGATTGTAATAAAACTGGTTCAGTAGTAGATGCTACTGGTTCTTTAAATACTTTACAAACCCCCTGTAAAGAAAGCCCGGCTGCTTGCACGTCTGTCAGAAACTGTTCTGCCTGTGCCCGTTTTTCAGGCTGCTCCATTAAGGATGAAAGAATAGTTATCATGAGCAGAGGTCTGTCAAAACCAGTTTGCGCCAGTTGAATCAGGTCAGATGACTCAATAAAAGATATTTCTATTCCTTTTTGCTCTGCTAATACATACATTAAATATTCTTTGAATACACTTACCCAGCCTTTTTGAATGCCTGTCAGTGGCTGGTTATCTTCTCCCAGGAAATACAGGCAAATGCCTAATTGCTTGCTCATAATAGTAAAAGTCAATGCTCAGTAGTTGAATGGCTGAAGTATTAGAAGGTTGAATGGTTGGAATGATAGGAAGAATACTCGCTCATTTATTCATTCACTCAATTACATTCTCAGGTAACAAAGGATTCTCCAAACACAATTTCCCGGTTAATTGCCCCTTTATAGCGAAGAATTGCATCCGGAATGATATCATAAAAGGAGAAAAGTTCATTGAAGGTATCTTTTGGAATTTTATAAACAACTGCTTCCGTTTCTGATTTTAGCATAATCCGGGAATGTTGTTCATTGATAAAGCCCAGGTTGTGTACAAAAGCTTTATCCTCGCATAATTTGAGAACTACCTCATCTTTGATGAGCCGTAAAGAACCACTGTGAACGATAAAATAATCCATATCCTCTACTGAAGCATATTCGGCAATAATTTCCTGTGGATGGTACTGGGTTACATCCAGAATTTTAGCAATTTCTGAAAGTACTAAGCCAGGAATTTCGCGGAAACAATCAATTTCACTCAGGCTTTTAACTATATCAAATTTTAATACCGGAATTTGCAGTCGGCTGGCTTCTTCGATCAGGTCTGGTTTTGATAGCAGTTCATTATCGGCGATGTAGGGAAGTTTATTGTTAAACCGCTGCATGGACTGGTATAATACCTCTGCATTTCGCTTATACAAGGCTTTAGCAGCAGCTTCACGCAGCATGGGATGAGGATTAATCAGGTTAGCAATAAAAATAGGGGTATCTTCCGGATTGTCATATTCAGAAAGTTCATGTATGGCACAGGCTTTTGTCCATCGGTTAATCCATTTATAATCTTTCTGAATTAACAGTTGTAATACTTCCCGCTTGGTCATGGACTCAGTTGGAAAAGAACTTTGCAGCCGCTCTAATTTATCAGGATAGGGCATATCATTCAGGATAGGCAGCAGCATTTGCTTGCTTTCTTCAGCCAGAAAAACATCGAGTAATTCTGTAGCAAATTCTACTGCTTCAAC from Rhodocytophaga rosea carries:
- a CDS encoding nSTAND1 domain-containing NTPase, yielding MLTSTFAESQIRSTQKLNPFPGLRPFKYEESHLFFGREGQVDQVLDKLIHNRFVAVLGTSGIGKSSFLNCGLLPILYGDYATESSAQWEVCTFRPGASPIRNMAEALTETILANETDEEKKMVIRNMEYSLLCESSLGLVESVRSKFAREPKNYLMYIDQFEELFRFKNIDSTSVEEAAAFVKLLVTAVRQSEVPVYVIITLRSDFVGDCSQYPQLTKLINDSQFLIPQMTRKEKRRAITGPISVMGGEINERLVQQLLNDVGDNPDQLPIMQHALMRTWDYWQRNALAGEPMNLPHYEAIGGMGRALSIHANETYNELTDPQKKICERVFKTITEKGDEGRGIRRPTKLQEIATIAQSPIAEVAEVIDRFRSPGRTLLMPPHTVPLDGESIIDISHESLMRIWITLNKWVDEEAESSKLYLRLAEAAERHQQGKAGLWRPPDLQIALHWAEEHQPSLTWGLRYHPAYERTMLFLDFSKKEYEKEQIIREKQQRRKLVFSRILAIIFGIIGIIVGILFIFAYFNQQEAEDQRKIADEKARAATIAEAKANQSAQIAEKEREVAKVQEKLARNAESKAVLEREAADKAKKEAEISAKEAERQAVIASEKTVLAEIEKENAKNSEQKAIEASNRAYNLRLLSIARSMAIKSVQLSDTTQKGLVAQQAYLFNKNNGGELNDPDIYDGMYYAVKALHDESYNQLKVHSANVRALVATTSGNTMYSAASDGMIYRLNVNDPSGNKMLMNGADAAKGYIHKALALSPDGRWLASGGDYGHIQLYDLTKPAGDLSIQLKGNIHEIWYLAFTPDSKGLISSDSDKRLIYWDIESKNPVEIAKSDLKINSLSLHPRTNQVAIAKENGLVVLLDRDKSNAEQIIYQDPQGIDMISVAFSPDGKWLAAGNEKGVVRLFEVKVDDFNLVPQSLTGHKARVNTIRFSKDSKRLATGSFDKTVRIWSMNNTDDPPIILRDHADWVWSIEFSPDGEKLLAGCRDYKIRIWPTNVSSMADIICKKLNRSMTTPEWERFVAPVKEVPYETTCR